In Armatimonadota bacterium, the following proteins share a genomic window:
- a CDS encoding beta-lactamase family protein, whose protein sequence is MVRLSRRVALPLLLACIAAAQTGVTATLQSRQAKAEAFVKDRQKQLGIPGLSVAVVADGKLTWQQGFGFADLENKVAATPSTVYRLASISKSITSVAALRLWERGRLDLDVPIRTYVPTWPESQPAVSARQLMGHLGGVRHYKGREAESTRYYPTLTQALEIFRNDPLVAEPGTKYSYTTYGFTLLGCAMESAGEGTFESLLGNLVFGPAEMRSIRVDRVTDIIPNRAQGYAKGPNGQIENSGLADTSYKIPGGGLCSTAGDLAKFAIALMDGKLLKPETRTMMWTSQKTSDRKETGYGMGFGVGSIRGVKAVSHSGGQQRVSTYLLIIPSKRFAAAVMTNLEGADGASIARGLAEVYLPELKQPKPASRP, encoded by the coding sequence ATGGTCCGCCTAAGCCGACGCGTTGCACTCCCCCTGCTATTGGCTTGCATCGCTGCTGCCCAAACCGGGGTGACAGCCACGCTCCAATCGCGGCAAGCTAAAGCCGAGGCGTTCGTCAAGGATCGGCAGAAGCAACTGGGCATTCCGGGGCTCTCGGTGGCCGTCGTCGCCGACGGCAAGCTCACTTGGCAGCAGGGGTTTGGGTTCGCCGACCTTGAGAACAAAGTTGCGGCTACGCCAAGCACGGTCTATCGTCTTGCGTCGATTTCGAAGTCGATAACTTCAGTCGCGGCGCTCAGACTCTGGGAGCGGGGCAGACTCGATCTTGATGTGCCCATTCGCACCTACGTTCCCACTTGGCCCGAAAGCCAACCGGCAGTCTCAGCGCGCCAGTTGATGGGGCATCTCGGAGGCGTGCGCCACTACAAGGGCCGAGAGGCCGAAAGCACGCGCTATTACCCTACGCTGACCCAGGCGCTCGAAATCTTCAGGAACGACCCTCTGGTGGCTGAGCCGGGGACCAAATACTCGTACACCACCTATGGCTTCACGCTTCTGGGGTGCGCGATGGAGTCGGCGGGTGAAGGAACGTTCGAGTCCTTGCTTGGCAATCTGGTGTTTGGCCCCGCCGAGATGAGATCGATCCGCGTCGATCGCGTGACGGACATCATCCCTAACCGGGCACAAGGCTACGCCAAGGGCCCAAACGGCCAGATCGAGAACTCCGGCCTCGCCGATACCAGCTACAAGATCCCCGGTGGGGGGCTGTGTTCGACTGCCGGCGATCTCGCCAAGTTCGCCATCGCTCTCATGGACGGCAAGCTGCTTAAGCCCGAAACGCGCACGATGATGTGGACCTCCCAGAAGACTTCGGACCGTAAGGAGACCGGATACGGCATGGGTTTTGGAGTTGGGTCCATTAGGGGAGTCAAGGCGGTCTCACACTCGGGCGGCCAGCAACGTGTTTCGACCTACCTGCTGATCATTCCATCAAAGCGCTTTGCGGCGGCGGTCATGACGAACCTGGAAGGGGCCGATGGCGCCTCTATCGCACGGGGACTGGCAGAGGTCTATTTGCCCGAACTGAAGCAGCCCAAGCCGGCTTCGCGGCCATAA
- a CDS encoding ABC transporter ATP-binding protein — protein sequence MALLEVTDLHVDIGDAHILRGVGLQLEAGKTLGVVGESGCGKSMTGFAIMGMLPSTAKVTHGEVVFDGRNLTALRPREWLDIRGQHIALVMQDPFTSLNPMMKIGDQIAEALILHQKLPRGPALRAAIEMLEKVGVPAPESTASRYPHQLSGGQRQRVVIAIAFACKPEVLIADEPTTALDVTLQAQILKLIKELQDTNGTAVMLISHDIGVIGSLAHRISVFYAGRVVEAGTAEDVLKHPVHPYTSALLAALPRVGQSKLESIAGQPPDPRHLPSGCSFEPRCKFRYDRCAVEPGLLPEGAPHQGACWLAQDAGKQPLKTVESRD from the coding sequence ATGGCACTCCTCGAAGTCACCGACCTCCACGTCGACATTGGCGACGCGCACATCCTCCGTGGTGTCGGCCTGCAGCTTGAGGCGGGCAAGACCCTGGGAGTCGTCGGCGAATCGGGCTGCGGGAAATCCATGACGGGCTTCGCGATCATGGGCATGCTTCCATCCACGGCCAAGGTGACTCATGGCGAGGTCGTGTTTGATGGCCGAAACCTGACGGCGCTTCGCCCCAGGGAGTGGCTGGACATTCGGGGCCAGCACATCGCCTTGGTCATGCAGGACCCCTTCACCAGCCTGAACCCGATGATGAAGATCGGCGACCAGATCGCCGAGGCGCTGATCCTCCATCAGAAGCTGCCCCGCGGCCCGGCGCTGAGAGCCGCGATCGAAATGCTTGAAAAGGTCGGGGTGCCTGCACCGGAAAGCACCGCCAGCCGCTATCCCCACCAATTGAGCGGAGGACAACGCCAGCGCGTCGTGATCGCCATTGCCTTTGCATGCAAGCCCGAGGTGCTCATCGCCGATGAGCCCACCACCGCGCTCGACGTGACGCTTCAAGCCCAAATCTTGAAACTCATCAAGGAGCTTCAGGACACCAACGGCACGGCGGTGATGCTGATCTCCCACGACATTGGCGTCATCGGGTCACTGGCGCACCGCATTTCAGTGTTCTATGCGGGAAGGGTGGTGGAGGCAGGCACGGCGGAGGACGTGCTGAAGCACCCAGTTCATCCCTATACTTCGGCCCTGCTCGCGGCCCTGCCGCGAGTGGGACAAAGCAAGCTAGAGTCGATAGCGGGGCAGCCGCCCGATCCCCGTCATTTGCCGAGCGGCTGTTCGTTCGAACCCCGGTGCAAGTTTCGATACGATAGATGCGCCGTCGAGCCGGGGCTTCTGCCTGAAGGGGCGCCTCACCAGGGCGCCTGTTGGCTGGCCCAAGATGCAGGCAAGCAACCGCTGAAGACCGTAGAGAGCCGCGATTGA
- a CDS encoding ABC transporter substrate-binding protein — protein MPIPWFKPALLLACLLLAVWHSESIVVPPPTKGRIVVKYWEKWTGFEGDAMRTIVDDFNKSQDRIFVQYLAVSAVNTKTMLASAAGVPPDVAGLWDGDVVPFADSRASIPLDDYCREFGIKAADYIPSYWDICTYNNHVYALPTTPASTALHYNTDLFKQAGLDPDKPPVTTEELSAMSDKITKKRPDGSILVAGFHPSEPGWWNWWWLHLFGGALWDGENLTANSPENIKAFEWIQSFSKKYGPQQLHAFRTGFGNFSSPQNPFIDSKVAMEIQGVWMANFISQYNKKLKWKAAPFPYPKDRPDRANSTMVGLDVLVIPAGAKHPKEAMEFIRYTQTQPAMEKLCLLQQKHSPLAKVSPEFFAKHANPYIKLFTDLPWGKNSFAIPKVGIWFEYSNEVNAAFEAVYLMHKTPKEALDYVQARMQPKWEHYKKILKLREEAN, from the coding sequence ATGCCGATTCCCTGGTTCAAGCCCGCCCTGCTCCTCGCCTGCCTGCTCCTAGCTGTCTGGCACAGCGAGAGCATCGTCGTTCCTCCTCCAACCAAGGGGCGCATCGTCGTCAAGTACTGGGAGAAATGGACAGGGTTTGAAGGGGATGCGATGCGTACCATCGTGGACGACTTCAACAAGTCCCAGGATCGTATTTTCGTCCAGTATCTCGCAGTCAGCGCCGTGAACACCAAGACCATGCTGGCCTCGGCCGCGGGCGTGCCGCCGGACGTGGCGGGTCTATGGGACGGTGACGTGGTCCCGTTTGCAGACTCCCGGGCAAGCATCCCGCTCGACGACTATTGCCGCGAGTTCGGGATCAAGGCAGCGGACTACATTCCAAGCTATTGGGACATCTGCACCTACAACAACCACGTTTACGCGCTTCCAACCACCCCCGCCTCGACGGCGCTTCACTACAACACCGACCTCTTCAAGCAAGCGGGACTCGATCCCGACAAACCCCCAGTCACCACGGAAGAGCTGTCAGCGATGTCGGACAAGATCACCAAGAAGCGGCCCGACGGGTCGATCCTGGTGGCCGGTTTTCACCCTTCGGAGCCGGGATGGTGGAACTGGTGGTGGCTCCACCTGTTTGGCGGGGCGCTCTGGGACGGCGAGAATCTGACCGCCAACAGCCCGGAGAACATCAAGGCATTCGAATGGATTCAGTCGTTCTCGAAGAAATACGGCCCCCAGCAGCTCCACGCTTTTCGGACCGGGTTCGGCAACTTCTCCTCACCCCAAAACCCCTTCATCGACAGCAAGGTCGCGATGGAAATTCAGGGCGTTTGGATGGCGAACTTCATCAGCCAATATAACAAGAAGCTCAAGTGGAAGGCCGCGCCGTTCCCTTATCCCAAGGATAGGCCCGACCGCGCCAATTCGACGATGGTGGGCTTGGACGTGCTCGTGATTCCGGCAGGCGCCAAGCACCCCAAGGAGGCGATGGAGTTCATTCGCTACACCCAGACCCAGCCTGCCATGGAAAAGCTTTGCCTCTTGCAACAAAAGCACTCGCCGCTCGCCAAGGTCTCGCCCGAGTTCTTCGCCAAGCACGCGAACCCCTACATCAAGCTCTTCACGGACCTGCCTTGGGGCAAGAACTCGTTTGCGATTCCGAAGGTCGGCATCTGGTTTGAATACAGCAACGAGGTCAACGCCGCATTCGAGGCGGTCTACCTGATGCACAAAACCCCCAAAGAAGCCTTGGATTACGTTCAGGCCCGCATGCAGCCCAAATGGGAGCATTACAAGAAGATCCTCAAACTTCGGGAGGAAGCGAATTGA
- a CDS encoding sugar ABC transporter permease, with translation MGALQEDPQTSGGSELTAKRKEAFAGLAFASPWFIGFTVFLAGPLLMSMYYSFCDYSVLRKPVWVGGDNYAEIMHDEVFWQALKNTFVYAAISLPMGLVVSIAVALLLNTNVKGMAFYRTIIYLPSLVPTVALAVLWLWMFNGEYGLINETAKRFAVSPPNWLGDPLWSKPALALMSLWGVGGAVVIYLAGLQDVPQSLYEAADLDGASPWRKTWHVTLPMISPVIQFNMIMGIIGSLQVFSEPYIMFPGGAPERSTYMYTMYLFDNAFTFQKMGYASAMGWILFILIFILTMLALKGSDKRVHTGAM, from the coding sequence ATGGGAGCATTACAAGAAGATCCTCAAACTTCGGGAGGAAGCGAATTGACCGCCAAACGTAAGGAGGCCTTCGCAGGCTTGGCTTTCGCCTCTCCATGGTTCATCGGGTTCACGGTCTTTCTAGCCGGGCCGCTGCTGATGTCCATGTACTACAGCTTCTGCGACTACTCGGTCCTGCGGAAGCCCGTGTGGGTCGGCGGCGACAACTACGCGGAGATCATGCACGACGAGGTGTTCTGGCAGGCGCTCAAGAACACGTTCGTCTATGCGGCCATTTCGCTGCCAATGGGGCTGGTGGTCTCGATCGCGGTCGCGCTGCTGCTGAACACCAACGTCAAGGGCATGGCGTTTTATCGAACGATCATCTATCTGCCTTCGCTTGTCCCGACGGTCGCCCTTGCAGTTTTGTGGCTGTGGATGTTCAACGGCGAATATGGGCTGATCAATGAGACCGCTAAGCGCTTCGCGGTCAGCCCGCCGAACTGGCTCGGCGACCCGCTGTGGTCGAAGCCGGCACTCGCGCTGATGAGCCTGTGGGGGGTGGGCGGCGCAGTGGTAATCTACCTTGCAGGGCTCCAGGACGTGCCTCAGAGCCTCTATGAAGCGGCCGATCTCGACGGAGCCTCTCCTTGGCGCAAGACCTGGCACGTAACGCTTCCCATGATATCGCCGGTTATTCAGTTCAACATGATCATGGGCATCATCGGCTCGCTGCAGGTCTTCTCCGAGCCCTACATCATGTTCCCGGGCGGGGCGCCGGAGCGCTCGACCTACATGTATACGATGTACCTCTTCGATAACGCGTTCACCTTTCAAAAGATGGGCTACGCCTCGGCCATGGGGTGGATTCTGTTTATCCTCATCTTCATCCTGACCATGCTCGCCTTAAAGGGTTCGGACAAGCGGGTCCATACGGGAGCGATGTAG
- a CDS encoding carbohydrate ABC transporter permease produces MERQRKRGSLLIHGILWVISGLFLAPFLWMLSTSLKPLDQTMTNPPQWIPSSIHFENYWNAVSYNKDVLGYIPFVVYGVNTLALCILVVSGTVISNAVVAYAFARLRWPGRDVAFALTLATMMIPFPVLMVPLFALFRNLDWIGSFRPLWVPAFFGGAFNIFLLRQFFRTIPFELSEAAKLDGCSEWGIFTRVVLPLCKPALAVVALFSFLGTWKDFLGPLIYLMDQKSFTLSLGLQFYQSQHGGTQWNLLMAASTIMVAPIIILFFFTQKTFIKGISVTGIKG; encoded by the coding sequence ATTGAGAGGCAGCGCAAGAGGGGCTCCCTGCTCATCCACGGCATTCTTTGGGTCATTAGCGGCCTGTTCCTCGCGCCGTTCCTCTGGATGCTGTCCACGTCCCTCAAGCCGCTCGACCAGACGATGACCAACCCGCCCCAGTGGATTCCTTCCTCAATCCACTTTGAGAACTACTGGAACGCGGTGTCCTACAACAAGGATGTGCTCGGCTACATCCCGTTTGTGGTGTACGGCGTCAACACGCTCGCGCTCTGCATCCTGGTGGTCTCGGGCACGGTGATCTCGAACGCCGTGGTGGCATACGCCTTTGCCCGGCTCCGGTGGCCCGGCCGCGACGTTGCCTTTGCCCTTACGCTGGCGACGATGATGATCCCATTCCCGGTGCTCATGGTGCCACTCTTTGCGCTGTTCCGGAACCTCGATTGGATCGGGTCGTTCCGGCCCCTTTGGGTGCCCGCGTTCTTTGGTGGCGCGTTCAACATCTTCTTGCTCCGCCAATTCTTCCGCACCATTCCGTTCGAACTCTCGGAGGCGGCTAAGTTGGATGGATGCTCGGAGTGGGGCATTTTCACAAGAGTCGTTCTGCCGCTGTGCAAGCCCGCGTTGGCGGTCGTCGCGCTCTTCAGCTTTCTGGGCACGTGGAAGGACTTTCTGGGCCCGCTCATCTACCTGATGGACCAGAAGAGCTTCACGCTTTCGCTGGGTCTTCAGTTCTATCAATCTCAGCACGGCGGCACGCAGTGGAACCTCCTGATGGCGGCCTCGACGATTATGGTGGCGCCGATCATCATCCTGTTCTTCTTCACCCAGAAGACCTTTATCAAGGGGATTTCGGTCACGGGGATCAAGGGCTGA
- a CDS encoding SLBB domain-containing protein: MIASSVFRCFWTRLGLTLVFAALSLIAFGQTNPHGTAAEPRLMPGDSFAILVYSHDGYGGTFTVFEDGYINDRALGRMFVKGMTIAELKTVVTKKLKETLKNPIVDVVLRGQRLPKIYLIGPERGSGAIDLIPALDMRKLVAMVSLPSEPDLLDIILYRASGQTMRLDLWGILQGKESAWNGTFEPEDIIAFLPKPFVKVWFMGPFGKGGEVKIREGHDIYEAMAEIGGFTPPGFMTIEECYFLIRRGPEMLRVPAKMDRNQRGLILQAGDVVMLDTPKVIKVYLGGEINSQGEVVVPETMPLSKLMLQAKGATDVGRLDNVLLFRGGEVMRVDATGPLTGQKPSDFKLQDGDFFWVERNERYLYAFGTINAGGKILFRDGIKMNLADLLARCGGLTQDGTLRRIQILRPGADGKYAAKLYNLDEFIKRGDLTANPEVLPGDVVLFGEPKGLTLRTLAQFLSGALLFDTLYQSRGGK; encoded by the coding sequence ATGATTGCCTCGTCTGTCTTTCGATGCTTCTGGACCCGCCTCGGCCTGACCCTGGTATTCGCGGCGCTGAGCCTCATTGCCTTCGGCCAGACAAACCCGCACGGCACCGCCGCTGAGCCGCGCCTGATGCCGGGGGACTCCTTCGCGATCCTTGTCTATAGTCACGACGGATACGGGGGCACGTTCACGGTCTTTGAAGACGGCTATATCAACGACCGCGCCCTCGGGCGGATGTTCGTCAAGGGGATGACGATCGCCGAGCTCAAGACGGTGGTCACGAAGAAGCTGAAGGAGACGCTCAAGAACCCGATCGTGGACGTGGTCCTGCGCGGGCAGCGTTTGCCGAAGATCTATTTGATCGGCCCGGAACGCGGGTCGGGCGCCATCGACCTGATCCCAGCCCTTGACATGCGCAAGCTCGTCGCGATGGTGTCGCTTCCCTCGGAGCCAGACCTTCTCGACATCATCCTTTACCGCGCCAGCGGGCAAACGATGCGCCTGGACCTATGGGGCATCTTGCAGGGCAAAGAGAGCGCCTGGAACGGGACGTTCGAGCCCGAAGACATCATCGCGTTTCTTCCGAAGCCGTTCGTCAAAGTCTGGTTCATGGGGCCGTTTGGCAAGGGTGGAGAGGTCAAGATTCGGGAGGGCCACGACATCTATGAAGCGATGGCCGAGATCGGCGGGTTCACCCCTCCAGGATTCATGACGATCGAGGAATGCTACTTCCTGATCCGGCGCGGCCCCGAAATGCTTCGCGTTCCCGCCAAGATGGACAGGAACCAGCGCGGTCTGATCCTTCAGGCAGGGGACGTGGTCATGCTCGACACCCCCAAGGTCATCAAGGTTTATCTGGGCGGCGAGATCAACAGTCAGGGCGAAGTCGTTGTCCCCGAGACGATGCCGCTGAGCAAGTTAATGCTCCAAGCCAAGGGCGCAACCGACGTTGGGAGGCTGGACAACGTCCTCCTGTTCAGGGGCGGCGAGGTGATGCGTGTGGACGCTACGGGTCCCCTTACCGGACAGAAACCGTCCGACTTCAAGCTCCAGGACGGCGACTTCTTCTGGGTTGAGCGCAACGAGCGTTACCTCTATGCGTTTGGCACGATCAACGCCGGCGGCAAGATCCTCTTCCGCGACGGCATCAAGATGAACCTGGCGGACCTGCTGGCGAGGTGTGGCGGCCTGACGCAAGACGGGACGTTGCGGCGCATTCAGATCCTGCGCCCCGGGGCAGACGGCAAGTATGCAGCGAAGCTCTACAATCTGGACGAGTTCATCAAGAGGGGCGACTTGACGGCAAATCCAGAGGTGCTGCCAGGCGACGTGGTGCTGTTTGGCGAGCCCAAAGGCCTGACGCTAAGGACTCTGGCGCAATTCCTGAGCGGTGCGCTGCTGTTCGATACGCTGTACCAGTCGAGGGGTGGTAAGTAA
- a CDS encoding PSD1 domain-containing protein, with protein sequence MLTIRTALVSSCLAVGFAAFSATSIAPPSNKAPQGSKNKPSPPEATARKLEYNRDIRPILVKHCFVCHGADKAALAKTGNMKLDTFEGATADRGGHAAIVPFKPDESFLLKRINPEIPEMRMPPPTADVPPLTDADKKTLRDWIAQGARYEIHWAFNPPKSHPIPLARNPKWRKNPIDGFVDARLAAAGLKPEPEADPITLIRRATLALTGLPPTPQEVNAFLSDKEPDAYSRLIDRLLASPRFGENQARYWLDAVRYADTHGLHIDNERAVYPYRDWVVRAFNQDLTYDKFTTWQLAGDLLSNPTDDQLIATGYVRMNPTTAEGGVIEAEFLAKNTMDRVDTTSTVFLGLTMGCTKCHDHKYDPLTMKDYYSMYAFLDSTEDTPLDGNLKLHQPVMKAPDPEQARKLRALRQQMDKLEAAASLEQAKAWAATSAPELPTTSAWEYSGPYVGKTFDEAHDTAFAPESPAGGAVWKVRDLKLDAGVGGLIGKDNAAGYARGTLRSRVATAVEAKVSSDDGIKVWVNGKLIHDNKVARALNQSVDTIKLPLQAGDNTILIKVSNGGGQDGLLFSFGDAQARRLSKLNELASKPALQPDERKDLITGYLELGPVSPSATEYRNAAAAYSAVDTAVPFTYVAREMKEPRKTFILKRGAYDQPGDEVTRAVPAVFGTLPPGAPKNRLGLAMWLTDPKNPLVARVIVNRIWQQHFGAGIVKTSEDFGTKGEWPSNPELLDTLAVKFVKDGWSIKKLTKLILTSEAYKQASTVSKAKLAKDPENLMVSRGPRFRLDAEVIRDTSLYVSGLLVEQQGGRGDKPYQPPGLWEIIAYPISDTARYVQDHGDALYRRSLYMFWKRTSPPPTMMLFDAPMREACVVRRSRTNTPTQALATLNETGFFEAARAMAARVMQSKHGDEARIAFAFRLATSRAPSPAELRVVKDYLAQERSRLSKNPQSAMDALEVGESLRDTNLPLTDLAAWQLVCNLILNLDETLTQH encoded by the coding sequence ATGCTGACGATTCGAACCGCTCTTGTCTCCTCCTGCCTCGCCGTTGGGTTCGCCGCTTTTTCGGCGACTTCGATCGCGCCGCCGTCCAACAAAGCGCCCCAAGGCTCCAAGAATAAGCCCTCGCCGCCTGAGGCCACCGCGCGCAAGCTCGAATACAACCGAGACATCCGGCCCATCCTCGTCAAGCACTGCTTCGTCTGCCACGGCGCCGACAAGGCCGCCCTCGCCAAGACCGGCAACATGAAGCTCGACACCTTCGAGGGCGCGACCGCCGACCGGGGCGGCCACGCCGCCATCGTGCCGTTCAAGCCCGACGAGTCGTTCCTGCTCAAGCGCATCAATCCCGAAATCCCCGAGATGCGGATGCCGCCCCCAACCGCCGACGTCCCGCCGCTGACAGACGCCGACAAGAAAACTCTTCGGGACTGGATCGCGCAAGGCGCGAGGTATGAGATCCACTGGGCGTTCAACCCGCCGAAGTCGCACCCTATTCCGCTGGCGCGTAACCCGAAGTGGCGCAAGAACCCAATCGACGGCTTCGTTGACGCGCGTCTTGCCGCAGCTGGCCTCAAGCCAGAGCCGGAAGCCGACCCGATCACTCTCATTCGCCGGGCGACGCTCGCGCTGACCGGACTACCCCCGACCCCCCAAGAGGTCAACGCCTTCCTCTCGGACAAGGAGCCCGACGCCTACAGCCGACTCATCGACCGCTTGCTGGCGAGTCCGCGCTTCGGTGAGAACCAGGCGCGCTATTGGCTTGACGCCGTACGCTATGCCGACACCCACGGCCTCCACATCGACAACGAGCGAGCGGTTTATCCCTATCGCGATTGGGTGGTTCGCGCCTTCAACCAGGACCTGACCTACGACAAGTTCACCACCTGGCAGCTCGCGGGCGACCTCTTGTCGAACCCGACCGACGATCAGTTGATCGCCACCGGGTACGTGCGCATGAACCCCACGACCGCCGAAGGCGGCGTGATCGAAGCGGAGTTCCTGGCCAAGAACACCATGGACCGCGTGGACACCACGAGCACCGTTTTCCTCGGGCTCACGATGGGCTGCACGAAGTGCCACGACCACAAATACGACCCGCTGACGATGAAGGACTACTACTCGATGTATGCCTTCCTCGACAGCACCGAAGACACGCCTCTCGACGGCAACCTGAAGCTTCACCAGCCCGTAATGAAGGCTCCGGACCCCGAGCAGGCGCGCAAGCTCCGGGCGCTCCGGCAGCAAATGGACAAGCTCGAGGCGGCGGCCAGTTTGGAGCAAGCCAAAGCCTGGGCGGCGACCTCGGCGCCTGAACTCCCAACGACGTCGGCTTGGGAGTACTCGGGACCCTATGTCGGCAAGACCTTCGATGAAGCCCATGACACGGCCTTTGCGCCCGAGTCTCCGGCAGGGGGGGCGGTCTGGAAGGTCCGCGACTTGAAGCTGGACGCCGGCGTGGGGGGCCTGATTGGCAAAGACAACGCGGCCGGGTACGCGCGCGGCACGCTTCGCTCTCGGGTGGCGACGGCCGTAGAGGCCAAGGTCAGCAGCGACGACGGGATCAAGGTGTGGGTGAACGGCAAACTGATCCATGACAACAAGGTGGCACGCGCTCTCAACCAGAGCGTCGACACCATCAAGCTGCCGCTTCAGGCCGGCGACAACACGATCCTCATCAAGGTCTCCAATGGCGGAGGCCAGGACGGCTTGCTTTTCAGCTTTGGCGATGCGCAAGCGCGACGGCTAAGCAAGCTCAACGAATTGGCCTCAAAGCCCGCCCTGCAACCCGACGAGCGCAAGGACCTCATCACCGGCTATCTGGAACTCGGGCCTGTTTCGCCTTCGGCCACGGAGTATCGAAACGCCGCTGCCGCCTATAGCGCCGTCGATACGGCCGTCCCCTTCACCTATGTGGCGCGGGAGATGAAGGAGCCGCGAAAGACGTTCATCCTGAAGCGTGGCGCCTATGACCAGCCCGGCGACGAAGTGACACGGGCGGTGCCCGCGGTCTTTGGCACGCTTCCGCCAGGAGCACCCAAGAACAGGTTGGGGCTCGCCATGTGGCTGACCGACCCGAAGAACCCTTTGGTCGCAAGGGTCATCGTCAACAGAATCTGGCAGCAGCACTTTGGGGCCGGGATTGTGAAGACCAGCGAGGACTTTGGGACCAAGGGCGAATGGCCGAGCAACCCAGAGCTGCTGGACACTCTCGCCGTGAAGTTCGTCAAAGACGGCTGGAGCATCAAGAAACTCACCAAGCTGATCCTGACCAGCGAGGCGTACAAGCAGGCCTCGACCGTCTCGAAGGCCAAGCTTGCGAAGGATCCAGAGAACCTGATGGTGTCGCGCGGGCCGCGGTTCCGGCTGGACGCTGAAGTGATTCGCGACACGTCGCTCTATGTGTCGGGCCTCTTGGTCGAGCAACAGGGCGGAAGAGGTGACAAGCCCTACCAGCCACCTGGACTCTGGGAGATCATCGCGTACCCGATCAGCGATACGGCGAGATACGTGCAGGACCACGGCGACGCTCTCTACCGCCGGAGCCTTTATATGTTCTGGAAGCGGACCAGCCCGCCGCCGACGATGATGCTCTTCGACGCCCCCATGCGCGAGGCCTGCGTGGTGCGGCGATCGCGGACGAACACGCCCACCCAGGCCCTGGCGACGCTCAACGAAACGGGCTTTTTTGAGGCCGCGCGCGCAATGGCGGCTCGGGTGATGCAATCCAAGCATGGAGATGAGGCGCGGATTGCGTTTGCCTTTCGGCTTGCGACCTCGCGTGCCCCGTCGCCTGCCGAGCTAAGGGTTGTCAAAGACTATCTGGCTCAGGAGCGCTCCCGGCTATCAAAGAATCCACAATCCGCCATGGATGCACTCGAGGTTGGTGAATCGCTTCGCGACACGAACCTGCCACTGACCGACCTTGCCGCTTGGCAACTCGTGTGCAACCTGATCCTGAACCTCGACGAGACCCTTACGCAACACTGA